One genomic segment of Candidatus Zixiibacteriota bacterium includes these proteins:
- the clpP gene encoding ATP-dependent Clp endopeptidase proteolytic subunit ClpP gives MDDKHITSYLIPMVVEQTGRGERAYDIYSRLLKDRIIFIGTPIDDNVANLVIAQLLFLAAEDPDKDISLYINSPGGSVSAGLAMYDTIQFIKPDVATICMGLAASMGAFLLACGTQGKRSALPNSRIMIHQPLAGTQGQISDIVIMTEEFTRTKKRLNELLVHHTGQPMERIEKDTDRNYFMSANDAKEYGIIDKVYEFPSTKKTKE, from the coding sequence ATGGACGACAAACACATCACCAGCTATCTGATCCCGATGGTGGTCGAGCAGACCGGTCGGGGCGAGCGCGCGTACGACATCTATTCCCGACTGCTCAAAGACCGGATCATATTCATAGGGACGCCGATCGACGACAACGTTGCGAATCTGGTGATCGCGCAGTTGTTGTTTCTGGCGGCGGAGGATCCGGACAAGGATATTTCGTTGTATATCAATTCGCCGGGCGGGTCGGTGTCGGCCGGGCTGGCGATGTACGATACGATCCAGTTCATCAAGCCGGACGTAGCGACGATCTGCATGGGGCTGGCGGCCTCGATGGGCGCGTTTCTGCTGGCGTGCGGAACGCAGGGGAAGCGGTCGGCGCTGCCGAACAGCCGGATCATGATCCACCAGCCGCTGGCGGGCACGCAGGGGCAGATCTCGGATATCGTCATCATGACCGAGGAGTTCACGCGGACGAAGAAGCGGCTCAACGAGCTTCTGGTGCATCACACCGGGCAGCCGATGGAGCGGATCGAGAAGGATACCGACCGGAATTATTTCATGTCGGCGAACGATGCGAAGGAGTACGGGATAATCGACAAGGTGTACGAGTTCCCGTCAACCAAGAAGACGAAAGAGTAG